The Actinomadura sp. WMMB 499 genome includes a window with the following:
- a CDS encoding non-ribosomal peptide synthetase, translating into MTGTDDVVLGLAVSGRTSRVALETPAMLASILPLRVAVTPDMTVERLVRTATRAAARALRHQRYRREDLLRDLRLLGERRRLYGPVINVMPFDYRIDFAGLPARMHAITTGPIDDLSINIYDNSDGTGMRVDFDAHPDLYTEAGVAAHQDRYIRFLRALGDADPATPLRDVALLDDAERGLVLHEWNDTSAPVAPATVPGLVEAQAARTPGARALTCGAAALTYAELNARANRLARHLIARGVGPEDFVALALPRGADLVVSALAVLKAGAAYQPIDLAYPADRIAYMLADANPAAVITTAAAHLPGVAAPAEPARSGPDVEPSDSHGPGSHGLGSHGPGADGFGADGFGSRRPGPHGPGPHGLGPYGPGADGFGADGPGADGPGPHGFGADGFGAGAAIGSGTGSGAGGVPRVELDALDLDGPSGADVTDAERVRPLRPENAAYVIYTSGSTGRPKGVVVSHANVADLCAWAGREYGPERLARVLFSTSLNFDVSVFEWLVPLTCGGEIEVVRDLLEVAERGGWSGSLISGVPSAVAALLGTGRLDLRAGDVVLAGEALPAQLVRDLRALLPDARVSNVYGPTEATVYAAAWHDDGNPAGHAPIGGPVANTRAYVLDAALGPVPPGVPGELYLAGEGLARGYLHRPDLTADRFVACPFGDRPGARMYRTGDLVRWTDAGEIEYLGRLDHQVKVRGFRIELGEIETALDAHGSVSQSVVVARRDAAGDTVLVGYVVGDGPDPAALREFAARTLPEYMVPAAIVVLDAMPLNPNGKLDRAALPEPDFAAPAAGRAPRDAREEALCAVFAGVLGVERVGIDDDFFDLGGDSLKATRVASRARAVLGADVQVRAVFEAPTVAELAARLGGDGAGEARPALVPAERPDPLPVSYAQRRLWFIHDLEGPSPTYHIPIPLRLRGALDLAAVRAATRDMLGRHESLRTVFTEIGGEPHQRVLPPDEAAADPIVADCAPDGLDAAVFAAATRGFDLAAEPPVRVHVFRVAPDDHLLLLVLHHIAGDGWSMEPLARDLVTAYAARAEGREPGWAPLPVQYADYALWQRAVLGDEDDPGSLISRRLAHWRDALAGLPEELGLPADHPRPARASGRGAQHAFTLPPELHASLLALAREHGASLFMVLQAALAGLFTRLGAGTDVPIGSPVAGRTDEALDDLVGVFVNTLVLRTDTSGDPAFAELLGRVRDTDLAAFAHQDVPFERLVEVLNPARSMARHPLFQVMISMQNDPSARVELPGLTVELEPVDPGVSRFDLALLVDERRDASGAPAGIGCRLEYALDLFEPATARAMAARLERLLAQVAAAPDRPLSAVDLLDGAERTLLLDEWNDTGVVVEPCVVPDLVEAQAARTPGARAVVAGPSRLTYAELNARANRLARHLIARGVGPEDFVALALPRGADLVVSALAVLKAGAAYQPIDLAYPADRIAYMLADANPAAVITTTAAHLPGVAPPQEHVHVGPDAETSGAEAPASPARAAAGRGAAGTRTGPDAGTPGTADRSGGVPRVEIDALDLDGADGADVTDAERVRPLHPAHPAYVIYTSGSTGRPKGVVISHANVVDFCAESWDSYGCDRMSRVLFSTSLNFDVSVFEWLVPLTCGGEIEVVRDLLEVAERGGWSGSLISGVPSAVAALLARGGLRLGAGDIALGGEALPPQLVRDVRALLPDARISNIYGPTEATIFVTGWYDDGNARGNAPIGRPMANTRAYVLDERLRPVPVGTPGELYVAGDGLARGYLHRPELTADRFVACPFGDRPGARMYRTGDLVRWNRDGHIEYLGRLDHQVKVRGFRIELGEIEAALAAHPAVSQSVVVARRDAAGDTVLAGYVVGDGPDPAALREFAARTLPEYMVPAAIVVLDAMPLNPNGKLDRAALPEPDFAAAATARGPRDAREEILCGIFADVLGLPRVGIDDGFFDLGGDSLKATRVVARARAALNAELPVRALFETPTVAGLAAHAASAAATGPVRPPLRAAAERPDPLPVSPAQERLWFLNRLEGRTATYNMPIPLRLTGAIDVAAMRAALADVVARHEPLRTLFADADGEPHQRVLPAGAADVPFTVADADPADLHGALFMDAARGFDLAAEPPLRAHLYRLGATGGQDEHLLMLVLHHIAGDGWSMAPLARDVITAYLARRDGRAPDWAPLPVQYADYALWQRELFGSEDDSGSLISRQLAYWTDALAGLPDQIPLPHDRPRPERASYRGGQVPFELPADLAEGLRALARDHQVSVFMVLQAALAALLTRLGGGTDVPIGSPVAGRTDEALDDLVGVFVNTLVFRTDTSGDPAFAELLGRVRDTGLAAHAHADVPFERLVEVLNPPRSLARHPLFQVMLTLQNNPEASVELPGLAVAVEPVDAGVAKFDLEFLLEESRDGTGALAGTVEYALDLFDRETVERLAGWFRRVLETAVETGAAVTVTGLDLPGAPAMPTPEPVEERTDKRLVAYVVAAPGENPDPEELRAHMRAHLPESMVPAAVVVLDAMPLTPNGKVDTKALPRPELTAPAPAAGAAYRAPSGPREEAVAAVFADLLGVPAGRIGADDDFFALGGNSLIAMRVVSRVRRAFDAEIPVRALFEAPTVAGLAALLDSALLDSGAGAARPALEPRDRPDAVPLSYAQQRLWFLGRFEGPSATYNMPTALRIRGPLDVEAVRAAVGDLVARHETLRTILPDHGGVPRQVVLDPAAARPELEITGTTEAELPMRLATAAGYAFDISAEPPLRTHLFRIAPDEHVALLLMHHLGGDGWSMAPLARDFIAAYASRAEGRAPDWAPLPVQYADYTLWQQELFGSEDDPDSLISRQIAYWREALDGLPDELPIPTDRPRPTEASHRGATARFRLGAGVLDGLRRVAAETGASPFMVAQAAFAGLLTRLGAGTDVPIGSPIAGRTDEALDDLVGMFVNMLVFRTDTSGDPTFRELVARVKDADLAAYAHQDVPFERLVEVLNPPRHLGRHPLFQIGLTFQNNPEARLELDGFGAELEPLHAGVARFDLLMILTERADGLDGELEYALDLFDHGTAERLIARFERYLGDLLAEPDASIGAPDVLTEDERAAVLGDRAAATGPGRPVDRTTIPALFEARAAERPDAVAVVSGVCRGRSVR; encoded by the coding sequence ATGACCGGCACCGACGACGTCGTCCTCGGCCTCGCCGTCAGCGGGCGCACCAGCCGGGTCGCGCTCGAGACCCCCGCGATGCTCGCGTCGATCCTCCCGCTGCGCGTCGCCGTCACCCCGGACATGACGGTCGAGCGGCTCGTCCGCACCGCGACCCGCGCCGCCGCCCGCGCCCTGCGGCACCAGCGCTACCGGCGCGAGGACCTGCTGCGCGACCTGCGCCTGCTCGGCGAGCGGCGCCGCCTGTACGGGCCGGTCATCAACGTCATGCCGTTCGACTACCGCATCGACTTCGCGGGCCTGCCCGCGCGGATGCACGCCATCACCACGGGCCCCATCGACGACCTGTCGATCAACATCTACGACAACTCCGACGGCACCGGGATGCGCGTCGACTTCGACGCCCACCCCGACCTCTACACCGAGGCCGGGGTCGCGGCCCACCAGGACCGCTACATCCGGTTCCTGCGCGCCCTCGGCGACGCGGACCCCGCGACGCCGCTCCGCGACGTCGCGCTCCTCGACGACGCCGAACGCGGGCTCGTCCTGCACGAGTGGAACGACACGTCCGCCCCCGTCGCCCCGGCGACCGTGCCCGGCCTGGTGGAGGCGCAGGCCGCGCGGACGCCCGGTGCGAGGGCCCTCACGTGCGGTGCTGCCGCCCTCACGTACGCGGAGCTGAACGCGCGGGCGAACCGGCTGGCGAGGCACCTGATCGCGCGCGGCGTCGGCCCCGAGGACTTCGTGGCGCTGGCGCTGCCGCGCGGCGCCGACCTGGTCGTCTCGGCTTTGGCGGTGCTGAAGGCGGGTGCCGCCTATCAGCCGATCGACCTGGCCTACCCGGCCGACCGCATCGCCTACATGCTTGCCGACGCGAACCCCGCCGCCGTCATCACCACGGCCGCCGCGCACCTTCCCGGCGTCGCCGCACCGGCGGAACCCGCCCGATCGGGACCGGACGTCGAACCATCCGACTCCCACGGGCCCGGCTCCCACGGGCTCGGCTCCCACGGGCCCGGCGCGGACGGGTTCGGCGCGGACGGGTTCGGCTCCCGAAGGCCCGGCCCCCACGGGCCCGGCCCCCACGGGCTCGGCCCCTACGGGCCCGGCGCGGATGGGTTCGGCGCGGACGGGCCCGGCGCGGACGGGCCCGGCCCCCACGGGTTCGGCGCGGACGGGTTCGGCGCGGGCGCGGCGATCGGTTCGGGTACCGGCTCGGGGGCCGGCGGCGTGCCGCGCGTCGAGCTCGACGCCCTCGACCTCGACGGCCCGTCCGGCGCGGACGTCACCGACGCCGAGCGGGTGCGGCCGCTGCGGCCGGAGAACGCCGCGTACGTGATCTACACGTCCGGTTCGACCGGGCGGCCCAAGGGCGTCGTCGTCTCGCACGCGAACGTCGCCGACCTGTGCGCGTGGGCGGGCCGGGAGTACGGGCCCGAGCGGCTCGCGCGGGTGCTGTTCTCGACGTCGCTGAACTTCGACGTGTCGGTGTTCGAGTGGCTCGTCCCGCTCACCTGCGGCGGCGAGATCGAGGTCGTCCGCGACCTGCTCGAGGTCGCCGAGCGCGGCGGCTGGTCGGGGTCGCTGATCAGCGGCGTCCCGTCGGCGGTCGCGGCGCTGCTCGGGACCGGGCGGCTCGACCTGCGGGCGGGCGACGTCGTGCTGGCGGGCGAGGCGCTCCCGGCGCAGCTCGTCCGGGACCTGCGCGCCCTGCTGCCGGACGCCCGCGTCTCGAACGTCTACGGGCCCACCGAGGCGACCGTCTACGCCGCGGCGTGGCACGACGACGGGAACCCCGCCGGGCACGCGCCGATCGGCGGGCCGGTCGCCAACACCCGCGCGTACGTGCTGGACGCGGCGCTCGGCCCGGTGCCGCCGGGCGTCCCCGGCGAGCTGTACCTGGCGGGGGAGGGCCTGGCGCGCGGCTACCTGCACCGCCCGGACCTGACCGCCGACCGGTTCGTCGCGTGCCCGTTCGGCGACCGTCCGGGCGCCCGCATGTACCGGACGGGCGACCTCGTGCGCTGGACCGACGCGGGGGAGATCGAGTACCTCGGGCGGCTCGACCACCAGGTCAAGGTGCGCGGCTTCCGCATCGAGCTCGGCGAGATCGAGACCGCGCTCGACGCGCACGGGTCGGTGTCGCAGAGCGTGGTGGTGGCGCGCCGCGACGCCGCCGGGGACACCGTCCTCGTCGGCTACGTGGTCGGTGACGGCCCCGACCCGGCGGCGCTGCGCGAGTTCGCCGCGCGGACGCTGCCGGAGTACATGGTCCCGGCGGCGATCGTCGTGCTGGACGCGATGCCGCTGAACCCGAACGGCAAGCTGGACCGCGCCGCCCTCCCCGAGCCGGACTTCGCCGCGCCCGCCGCCGGACGCGCGCCGCGCGACGCCCGCGAGGAGGCGCTGTGCGCGGTGTTCGCCGGCGTGCTCGGCGTCGAGCGGGTCGGGATCGACGACGACTTCTTCGACCTCGGCGGCGACTCGCTCAAGGCGACGCGGGTCGCGTCCCGGGCCCGCGCCGTCCTGGGCGCGGACGTGCAGGTCCGCGCGGTGTTCGAGGCGCCGACCGTCGCGGAGCTCGCGGCCCGGCTCGGCGGCGACGGCGCGGGGGAGGCGCGCCCGGCGCTCGTCCCGGCGGAGCGGCCCGACCCGCTGCCCGTCTCGTACGCGCAGCGCCGGCTGTGGTTCATCCACGACCTCGAGGGCCCGTCCCCGACCTACCACATCCCGATCCCGCTGCGGCTGCGCGGCGCCCTGGACCTGGCCGCCGTCCGCGCCGCGACCCGCGACATGCTGGGCCGCCACGAGTCCCTGCGCACGGTGTTCACCGAGATCGGCGGCGAGCCCCACCAGCGCGTCCTGCCGCCGGACGAGGCCGCCGCGGACCCGATCGTCGCCGACTGCGCCCCGGACGGCCTGGACGCGGCTGTGTTCGCCGCCGCGACCCGGGGCTTCGACCTCGCCGCCGAGCCGCCGGTGCGCGTGCACGTGTTCCGCGTGGCCCCGGACGACCACCTGCTGCTGCTCGTCCTGCACCACATCGCGGGGGACGGCTGGTCGATGGAGCCGCTCGCCCGCGACCTCGTCACCGCCTACGCGGCCCGCGCCGAGGGGCGGGAGCCCGGCTGGGCGCCGCTGCCCGTCCAGTACGCCGACTATGCCCTCTGGCAGCGCGCCGTGCTCGGCGACGAGGACGACCCCGGCAGCCTGATCTCGCGCCGCCTCGCGCACTGGCGGGACGCCCTGGCCGGTCTCCCCGAGGAACTGGGCCTCCCCGCCGACCACCCCCGCCCGGCCCGCGCGTCCGGCCGGGGCGCGCAGCACGCGTTCACGCTGCCGCCCGAGCTGCACGCGTCGCTGCTCGCGCTCGCCCGCGAGCACGGCGCGAGCCTGTTCATGGTGCTGCAGGCCGCGCTCGCCGGGCTGTTCACCCGGCTCGGCGCCGGGACGGACGTGCCGATCGGCTCGCCGGTCGCGGGCCGGACGGACGAGGCGCTCGACGACCTCGTCGGTGTGTTCGTCAACACGCTCGTGCTGCGCACCGACACCTCCGGCGACCCGGCCTTCGCCGAGCTGCTCGGCCGCGTCCGCGACACCGACCTCGCGGCGTTCGCGCACCAGGACGTCCCGTTCGAGCGGCTCGTCGAGGTGCTGAACCCGGCCCGGTCGATGGCCCGGCACCCGCTGTTCCAGGTCATGATCTCGATGCAGAACGACCCGTCGGCGCGGGTCGAGCTGCCGGGCCTGACGGTCGAGCTGGAGCCGGTCGACCCGGGCGTGTCCCGCTTCGACCTGGCGCTGCTGGTGGACGAGCGCCGCGACGCGTCCGGCGCGCCCGCCGGGATCGGCTGCCGCCTGGAATACGCGCTCGACCTGTTCGAGCCAGCGACGGCGCGGGCGATGGCCGCGCGCCTCGAACGCCTCCTCGCGCAGGTCGCGGCGGCCCCGGACCGTCCGCTGTCGGCCGTCGACCTGCTCGACGGCGCCGAGCGCACCCTGCTGCTGGACGAGTGGAACGACACCGGCGTCGTCGTCGAACCGTGCGTCGTTCCCGACCTGGTGGAGGCGCAGGCGGCCCGGACGCCCGGTGCGAGGGCCGTGGTCGCGGGTCCGTCCCGGCTCACCTACGCGGAGCTGAACGCGCGGGCGAACCGGCTGGCGAGGCACCTGATCGCGCGCGGCGTCGGCCCCGAGGACTTCGTGGCGCTGGCGCTGCCGCGCGGCGCCGACCTGGTCGTCTCGGCTTTGGCGGTGCTGAAGGCGGGTGCCGCCTATCAGCCGATCGACCTGGCCTACCCGGCCGACCGCATCGCCTACATGCTGGCCGACGCGAACCCCGCCGCCGTCATCACCACGACCGCCGCGCACCTCCCCGGCGTCGCCCCACCGCAGGAACACGTGCATGTCGGGCCGGACGCCGAAACATCCGGCGCCGAGGCTCCGGCCTCGCCCGCCCGCGCGGCCGCCGGCCGGGGAGCGGCGGGGACTCGCACGGGACCGGACGCCGGCACGCCCGGCACCGCCGACCGGTCCGGCGGCGTTCCGCGAGTCGAGATCGACGCCCTCGACCTCGACGGCGCGGACGGCGCGGACGTCACCGACGCGGAGCGCGTCCGGCCCCTCCATCCCGCCCACCCCGCGTACGTGATCTACACCTCCGGTTCCACCGGGCGCCCCAAGGGCGTCGTGATCTCGCACGCGAACGTCGTCGACTTCTGCGCCGAGTCGTGGGACTCCTACGGCTGCGACCGCATGTCCCGCGTGCTGTTCTCGACGTCGCTGAACTTCGACGTGTCGGTGTTCGAGTGGCTCGTCCCGCTCACCTGCGGCGGCGAGATCGAGGTCGTCCGCGACCTGCTCGAGGTCGCCGAGCGCGGCGGCTGGTCCGGGTCGCTGATCAGCGGCGTCCCGTCGGCGGTTGCGGCGCTGCTGGCGCGCGGCGGCCTGCGGCTGGGGGCGGGCGACATCGCGCTCGGCGGCGAGGCGCTGCCGCCGCAGCTCGTCCGGGACGTCCGGGCGCTGCTGCCGGACGCCCGGATCTCCAACATCTACGGCCCCACCGAGGCGACGATCTTCGTCACCGGCTGGTACGACGACGGCAACGCCCGGGGCAACGCGCCGATCGGCCGCCCGATGGCCAACACCCGCGCCTACGTGCTGGACGAGCGGCTGCGCCCCGTCCCCGTCGGGACGCCCGGCGAGCTGTACGTCGCGGGGGACGGGCTCGCCCGCGGCTACCTGCACCGCCCGGAGCTCACCGCCGACCGGTTCGTCGCGTGCCCGTTCGGCGACCGTCCGGGCGCGCGCATGTACCGGACGGGCGACCTGGTCCGCTGGAACCGCGACGGCCACATCGAGTACCTCGGGCGGCTCGACCACCAGGTGAAGGTGCGGGGCTTCCGGATCGAGCTGGGCGAGATCGAGGCGGCCCTCGCCGCGCATCCGGCCGTGTCGCAGAGCGTGGTGGTGGCGCGCCGCGACGCCGCCGGGGACACCGTCCTGGCCGGGTACGTGGTCGGTGACGGCCCCGACCCGGCGGCGCTGCGCGAGTTCGCCGCGCGGACGCTGCCGGAGTACATGGTCCCGGCGGCGATCGTCGTGCTGGACGCGATGCCGCTGAACCCGAACGGCAAGCTCGACCGCGCCGCCCTCCCCGAGCCGGACTTCGCCGCCGCCGCGACCGCGCGCGGCCCCCGCGACGCCCGCGAGGAGATCCTCTGCGGGATCTTCGCGGACGTGCTGGGGCTGCCCCGCGTCGGCATCGACGACGGGTTCTTCGACCTCGGCGGCGACTCCCTCAAGGCCACCCGCGTCGTCGCCCGCGCCCGCGCCGCGCTGAACGCCGAACTGCCCGTCCGGGCCCTGTTCGAGACCCCGACGGTCGCGGGCCTCGCCGCGCACGCGGCGTCCGCCGCCGCGACCGGCCCGGTGCGCCCGCCGCTGCGCGCCGCCGCCGAGCGCCCGGACCCGCTCCCGGTCTCGCCCGCGCAGGAGCGCCTCTGGTTCCTCAACCGGCTCGAGGGCCGCACCGCCACCTACAACATGCCGATCCCGCTGCGGCTCACCGGCGCGATCGACGTCGCGGCGATGCGGGCCGCGCTCGCCGACGTCGTCGCCCGGCACGAGCCGCTGCGCACCCTGTTCGCCGACGCCGACGGCGAACCGCACCAGCGCGTCCTCCCGGCGGGCGCGGCCGACGTGCCGTTCACCGTCGCGGACGCCGACCCCGCCGACCTGCACGGCGCCCTGTTCATGGACGCGGCGCGCGGGTTCGACCTCGCCGCCGAGCCGCCCCTGCGCGCCCACCTGTACCGGCTCGGCGCCACCGGCGGGCAGGACGAGCACCTGCTGATGCTCGTCCTGCACCACATCGCGGGGGACGGCTGGTCGATGGCGCCGCTCGCCCGCGACGTCATCACCGCCTACCTGGCGCGCCGCGACGGACGCGCCCCCGACTGGGCGCCGCTGCCCGTCCAGTACGCCGACTACGCGCTCTGGCAGCGGGAGCTGTTCGGCTCCGAGGACGACTCCGGCAGCCTGATCTCCCGGCAGCTCGCGTACTGGACGGACGCGCTCGCGGGGCTGCCCGACCAGATCCCGCTGCCGCACGACCGGCCCCGTCCCGAGCGCGCCTCCTACCGGGGCGGGCAGGTCCCGTTCGAACTGCCCGCCGACCTCGCCGAGGGGCTGCGCGCCCTCGCCCGCGACCACCAGGTCAGCGTGTTCATGGTGCTGCAGGCCGCGCTCGCCGCGCTGCTCACCCGCCTCGGCGGCGGCACCGACGTGCCGATCGGCTCGCCGGTGGCGGGCCGGACGGACGAGGCGCTCGACGACCTCGTCGGCGTGTTCGTCAACACGCTCGTCTTCCGCACCGACACCTCCGGCGACCCGGCCTTCGCCGAGTTGCTCGGCCGCGTCCGCGACACCGGCCTCGCCGCGCACGCGCACGCCGACGTCCCGTTCGAGCGGCTCGTCGAGGTGCTGAACCCGCCCCGGTCGCTGGCCCGGCACCCGCTGTTCCAGGTGATGCTGACCCTGCAGAACAACCCGGAGGCGTCGGTCGAGCTGCCCGGCCTGGCCGTCGCCGTCGAACCCGTCGACGCCGGCGTCGCCAAGTTCGACCTCGAGTTCCTGCTGGAGGAGTCGCGGGACGGCACCGGCGCCCTCGCCGGGACGGTCGAGTACGCCCTCGACCTGTTCGACCGCGAGACCGTCGAGCGGCTCGCCGGCTGGTTCCGCCGCGTCCTCGAGACGGCCGTCGAGACGGGCGCCGCCGTCACCGTCACCGGCCTCGACCTGCCCGGCGCGCCCGCCATGCCCACCCCCGAACCTGTCGAGGAGCGGACGGACAAGCGGCTCGTCGCCTACGTCGTCGCCGCCCCCGGCGAGAACCCCGACCCCGAGGAGCTGCGCGCCCACATGCGCGCGCACCTGCCCGAGTCGATGGTGCCCGCCGCCGTCGTCGTCCTCGACGCGATGCCGCTCACCCCGAACGGCAAGGTCGACACCAAGGCGCTGCCGCGACCCGAACTCACCGCGCCCGCCCCGGCCGCCGGGGCCGCGTACCGGGCGCCGTCCGGGCCGCGCGAGGAGGCCGTCGCCGCCGTCTTCGCCGACCTGCTCGGCGTCCCCGCAGGCCGGATCGGCGCCGACGACGACTTCTTCGCCCTCGGCGGCAACTCGCTCATCGCGATGCGGGTCGTCAGCCGCGTCCGCCGCGCCTTCGACGCCGAGATCCCCGTCCGGGCCCTGTTCGAGGCCCCGACCGTCGCGGGCCTCGCCGCCCTCCTCGACTCCGCCCTCCTCGACTCCGGGGCGGGCGCCGCCCGTCCGGCGCTGGAACCCCGCGACCGCCCGGACGCCGTCCCGCTCTCCTACGCGCAGCAGCGGCTGTGGTTCCTCGGCCGGTTCGAGGGCCCGTCGGCGACGTACAACATGCCGACCGCCCTGCGCATCCGCGGCCCCCTCGACGTCGAGGCCGTCCGCGCCGCCGTCGGCGACCTCGTCGCCCGGCACGAGACGCTCCGCACGATCCTCCCGGACCACGGCGGCGTCCCCCGCCAGGTCGTCCTCGACCCGGCCGCCGCGCGCCCCGAACTGGAGATCACCGGCACCACCGAGGCCGAACTCCCGATGCGGCTCGCGACGGCCGCCGGGTACGCGTTCGACATCTCCGCCGAACCGCCGCTGCGCACCCACCTGTTCCGGATCGCCCCGGACGAGCACGTCGCGCTGCTGCTCATGCACCACCTCGGCGGCGACGGCTGGTCGATGGCCCCGCTCGCCCGCGACTTCATCGCCGCGTACGCGTCCCGTGCGGAGGGGCGTGCGCCGGACTGGGCGCCGCTGCCCGTCCAGTACGCGGACTACACCCTCTGGCAGCAGGAGCTGTTCGGTTCCGAGGACGATCCGGACAGCCTGATCTCGCGGCAGATCGCCTACTGGCGGGAGGCCCTCGACGGGCTCCCCGACGAGCTGCCGATTCCGACCGACCGACCGCGCCCCACCGAGGCGTCCCACCGCGGCGCGACCGCCCGGTTCCGGCTCGGCGCCGGCGTCCTCGACGGCCTGCGGCGCGTCGCCGCCGAGACCGGCGCGAGCCCGTTCATGGTCGCCCAGGCCGCCTTCGCCGGGCTGCTCACCCGGCTCGGCGCCGGGACGGACGTGCCGATCGGGTCCCCGATCGCGGGCCGGACGGACGAGGCGCTCGACGACCTCGTCGGCATGTTCGTCAACATGCTCGTCTTCCGCACCGACACCTCCGGCGACCCGACCTTCCGGGAACTCGTCGCGCGGGTGAAGGACGCCGACCTCGCCGCGTACGCGCACCAGGACGTCCCGTTCGAGCGGCTCGTCGAGGTGCTGAACCCGCCGCGCCACCTCGGCCGGCATCCCCTGTTCCAGATCGGCCTCACCTTCCAGAACAACCCCGAGGCCCGCCTCGAACTCGACGGTTTCGGCGCCGAACTCGAACCCCTGCACGCCGGCGTCGCCCGCTTCGACCTGCTCATGATCCTCACCGAGCGGGCGGACGGCCTCGACGGCGAACTCGAGTACGCCCTCGACCTGTTCGACCACGGCACCGCCGAACGTCTCATCGCGCGCTTCGAGCGGTACCTCGGCGACCTGCTCGCCGAACCCGACGCGTCCATCGGCGCCCCGGACGTCCTCACCGAGGACGAGCGCGCCGCCGTCCTCGGGGATCGGGCGGCCGCGACCGGGCCCGGCCGTCCCGTGGACCGCACCACGATCCCGGCGCTGTTCGAGGCGCGTGCGGCGGAGCGTCCGGATGCGGTGGCGGTGGTGTCGGGGGTGTGTCGTGGTCGTTCGGTGAGGTGA